The Pirellulales bacterium genomic interval CTCCTTCCATTTCCCCTCCTGCTCATCTAATTGGTCGAGCCGTTGAACTTCAAAGCCCTTGCGAAATTGGGAGTAGTTCGACATGACGTCGCCAACCCGTAATCGACTGCCGACGCGGCGGCCGGCACGGATCTGCGCGACGGCGTATCGTGCCAGGACCGACGGGAAGGCGAGATGCTCTTTGCCAAGCTCGAATAACCGGGCATAAGCCATAAAACTGCTGGCAATTACCTCTTCGATGAACTCATTGCGGAGTTCTGGCCGAACTTTCCGAAAACTGACCTGGGCTTGGCGCTGGATGGCCGGCACCATCGCTAGGAAGTCAGCATGCCAAGCCGGCGCCTTCGTCGTCGGCCTCGGACGTTTGATGCACGCGATCATGGGGCAATCTCCTCGGGAAAAGAGACCGCCCCACGCAGGGGCGGTCGTGTTGAAAAACACAACCGCCCCGCAACGATGCGGGGCGACAAAGCCAACTTCAGACGTGTTCCAGCCACGTGACCGGCGGCAGCGACCTATGATGATCCGCCCGCCATTTCAGCGATAACGCAGAGCCAGTCGCGGATTTCTCCGGCCGGATCGCGCTCGGCGAACCGAGCAGCCGTCATCCGATCGACCGCCGATGTATTGAGCCAGGACTTGACTCGGTTCCGAAGTCGCCGACGGGCCCGCACTGATTGCTCGCTCCAGGGCTCGCTTGGGTGAAACTGCAAGAAACACTGTTGGGCGACGAGATCAGCGACATCATCGTCGTCCGAGAAATGCACTTGGATACCGCGCGCCTCCAGAATGGCGTCCCGATGCAGGTAATTCTCAACACTCCGCTTGGATGTCATGGCGGCGTGAGAGTCGGGACGCAGGTTGATAATTCGGGCCGCCTCACGGCGGATCTCCGTTGCGGGAGCAACTTCACGATCAAACAGGTGAAATTCGGGACGGCCGAGCTCGGCGAACCGAAAGACCCACTGTCGCGGGTCGCCGCCGAAGGGCACGAACACGACCCGCCCCCGGCGTTCGAGGTGGCCGAGATCTGGCAGCGCATCGTCGGCATTTCTCAGGACAGCACTGGCCTTCCGCAGGAATTCAATATCGTTGCGACCTTCGACGACAATCAAAATCGGCCGGCCTGCTGCCGCAGCCGGACGGAGCGAGCGGGCTGCTCGTTTACTTGGATTGGCGGAACGGGCACGCAGCGCTTTCCAAATTCGTTGAAACAGATTGTCGCGTTCGGTCATCATGCACCTTCAAACATGGATTGGTGAAATCAGAAAGGTCATCGCCAAGAAGCCGCAATCGCGGCGGGCGACGACGCCGTAGGAGACCGCGGAGCGTAGGCCCGCGGCTGGGAACCCGATCGTTGCGGCTTCCAATCGCCGATCGATCTTGGTCGATGCCGATGGCGGTTCAAGGCTGCCAAAGGCCGCTCGGACACACTGAGATTCAGCAGAGTCGCGTTATTGCGATTTCCGAGGTCGAGCTCATAGCGGCCGACCGCGGATGGCAGAATCCTCGGCACAGCATCCGGAGCAGGACGCCTGGCATGGCGATATAGCTACGCGGTCACAGCGTCCCACCATACGTCGCCCGAGCAAACAGCGGAGAGATTCAGCACCAGCGCAAACAACAAGTCGCCGTTCTTGGCTGAACGAATCGGCGACTATCTCCGAGATGTTCCTCTAGGGATGCGCGCGCGACGGAAGCAGACCTAAGTTAGGTCGCCGACAGCAAGTATGTCCCCATTAATTATGCCCTGTTTTCGCGGTAATTCAGGGTGTTGCGGTGGTCGGGGACATTGCCGGCGAGACCGCGAAATCGCTGGGCGACCATTTCGTGATTGCTCAACTGAAT includes:
- a CDS encoding ATP-dependent endonuclease gives rise to the protein MTERDNLFQRIWKALRARSANPSKRAARSLRPAAAAGRPILIVVEGRNDIEFLRKASAVLRNADDALPDLGHLERRGRVVFVPFGGDPRQWVFRFAELGRPEFHLFDREVAPATEIRREAARIINLRPDSHAAMTSKRSVENYLHRDAILEARGIQVHFSDDDDVADLVAQQCFLQFHPSEPWSEQSVRARRRLRNRVKSWLNTSAVDRMTAARFAERDPAGEIRDWLCVIAEMAGGSS